The Rhododendron vialii isolate Sample 1 chromosome 1a, ASM3025357v1 region gtttgttcagaataatatgattagaataataaaatcttcacactggttcaaacagattgaaaattgaaacgcttaatatttttgaactgtttatatattaaaaaaatatgatcaaaaaattaagtgctctaatttttaatccgtttgaactagtgcggtaggggtggcaaacgggcgggtttgggtcaaattgggtaagttgttagtgggttgggtctttaatgggtcattgacccatttagacccattaactatgagtctaattactcatacccaacccgacccatttatttcaaagcaaacccgacctgaccattaacccaattacatatatactaaaaattatgatcgaaaaattagaaaagtaaaaaaaaattatgttcgaaactcataaattttttcaaaaagacgagaataagtaattttttttgtcttattgattttttttttgtctttattcaaaaaattataagtttcgatcaaatttttttacttttttgattcctctcatcaaaacaaattaataagtcacaaaaatatggcacaaaacaaataaaatgcaaaaaaaaattgaataaggacaaaaaaataagtcaattttttaatccaaaccctttgcgggactaccatgagagaaatttattcatggcggagcacaatttcacgggtccattcgcgcaattaatggataagatgtgttttcaattttaactggttaaaataattgttacagatcacaattgatttttaattcggaccatttaaaatatttttggacgcgtgtgatttagcacaaaataattgaataaaagagggAGAATGCCATGCTCCTTGGGAGGgggggcgagagagagagagagggggccgtACTCCTCCACttcccaattgcaaaagagaccaattaagagataaaatttggtgggttactttcattgcccattagATCATTTAAGTTGTCCCAATTAAtacccaattatgacccaactaataatgggttagctgggtttgaactcattcttacccaactaatacatgggttgggttgggtctattttttagttgatgggtctggatttgttaatgggtctgggttcaatttgccacccctatagtgcgaagatcttattattctgattatattattttaaagggtcataattaaattttatttttaaaactctcataattaaatttctGCTCCACAGGAgcccaaaaaatcattttctaacATTGTCCCATTTTTGCCCACTGTCTCACCCGCTGAGTTGCCTTCATTTTATTGGTTGGGTGGACAGGCACTTCCTTATACACGGCACTTCCTTATACCCACCAGCCTAGTTTTTTTAGACTAGTCAAATCCCattaatattattatattaacgtatatacacaaaaatatattttctacacaaaatatatacataatatgTATTGAAGAAGAACCCAGATCCACAAAAGCTCCATCTCCGGCGCTGTCATCCCCAATCTCTATAGCAACCACCGCCATCCACCATacccacgtctctctctctctctctctcgtaccaGACCTATTCCAACTTTTTTCCCGCCGCCGGCGTCGTTGAGTTGTTTCATCCGCCGTCGAGTTCGATTCCGGAGTCCGTCGTCGAGTTTGATATTGCCTCCGCCGCCGTCGTGGAGTTCCATTTTCTTGTTGCCGCTGTACCCAAGTTTGATTTTTCCGTCGTCGAGATCGATTTAATTATTTGGAGATCTGGAACAAGTCTCCTTTGTACTTCCCTACTTCTTCCTCACGAAAAGCTCTACCAAATCCCGCAGGTGGCTGGTTGCGGGATGCCATGAATGACTGAATCTGTAACGGGAAACTGCAACgaaaatataaataatgttAGCTAGTGAACAAGTACCTCGCTGGTACACGCGAGGAGCTGTAGCAATATTCTAAGAGGCGACCCTTTTGCTTAGGCTGCTGGGACTTGATTTTGTGGTTCAACCTATTCAAAATACCTTAAAAGGAGGGTTTTGCTTAgtctattggagatgctcttatatgTATACATCGGTCGTTCTAAATTGGAGGGAGTGGTTGGTAGGAGTAGTACAATTTTATCAGTACTGTCACACCAAaatgcttctttcttttttttttggcatatcTCATACGAATATAAACTTAATTTCTTATTGGATTGTGATTTTTgcattctaaaaattgatggatgAGCTCCAAAATTGAACTGTGTTGATGAACAAAACGATATCGTTTTGGAGCCCCTTCATCAATTTTtaaagtgctaaaatcaatttcctttgttAAATGCAATATATTGTTCAAGACTCGTGCTGGATGAGTACGGAAGGCACCAATCGAGACTAGCAACAACGATTTTCAAAGCCATGGCAGAGGACCTCAACCTGGATCAAAACCTATACGAGTCGTATCTCTCTCCGTCGACTGCATCCATGCGCATCTACCGTTACCTAAAGTGCCCGCTCCCTATGTGGGGCCTCGATGCCCACACAGACAGCTCAGTACTTACTATACTAACCCATGATGAAGTTGAAGGGTTTCAAGTCTGCAAAGGAGACGATGAATGGATCGATGTCGAACCTATTCCCAACACGCTAGTTCTTATCCTCGGAGATTTGATCCAGGTTCCTATCCAAACTGAATTTTAAGCAGAGACATCCATTTGCCATTTCAAATGTCAATTTTGCTACCACATCATTCTGTATGAATTTTATGTTTATGAATAACTTGGGGGTTCTTGTGTATGTTGGATATTGTGGTTGGGTTAGGCAATGAGCGATGACAAGTACAAGAGCGTGAAGCATAGAGTGAAGGCAAACAAGTACAAGGAGCGACTCTCGGTTGGCTACTTCGTGTTCTCAGCCATAGATGCTGTGATCCAGAGCTCAAAGTACAAGCCATTTACCTATGCCGATTTCCGTGCAGGAGTCCAACATGACTTGAAGACCATTGGGTACAAAAAAGTTGGGCTGGGCCACTTCAAGCTTACCCACGCCTCTCCTTAGTCGTAcccatttgaaaaggttgtatTTGAAGATGTTTTGTTTGGTGAAATCATTAGTCAGTTTGTGTACACCGTTGGTCATCATGCCACAAAGGCAATATCTATTACTACGTCACTAAGGCAAATCAAAGTCGAGTTCCAGCACCCGATACCAGATTCCTGCATCTCAATTCAGCTTCTCAGAAACTGGGTTTCTGTTTTCAGCACCAAATCCCTTGGATGTTTCTCAGATTGAGAACAAGAGATACTAAGCTAATTCTGGTGCTAAACTGATCATCACTTCAACTCGTACACCACCTGAATTTCCCTTGTGACTATGATCATTTCCTGGGTTTCCCAGCATTTGCAATGAATTTCGTGGTGTTTACTTGGACTGTTGAAATGAAACCAGAATTGTTGGGGGATGCTGTTCTTCTATGAAACCAACATTTTATTACTGCTATTAAGCTTGGAAATTACAACCATTTCCGACAAACAAGTTTCATAAAACTAACTCAAAAGAAACTCATCATCTTAGAAACTGGGAGGGAACAACTCACCTCCAACTTTAAGTTCTATACGTATTACAAGATATTAGAAGCCCATTTCAAGGCTGCCTCAGGCAAGATAATTAATGATCAGGTTTTCTATAGCACCACACCAAACATTATTTCAGTTGCACACATTACCAAACTTTTACGCACCGTATCTAATTTCTAGCAAACGCTTTTATTTGTATGATGATACACACATGAAAGACACTCGTCGAAATGGGGATATTAGCTTTTGATCACTGTTGGGCTTGTGAAGCTTTGCGGACGCTTTAATTTACTTTCTTGATTGTTCTTGGAACGTGTGTGTTTGTCGCAACTCCTGGAACACTAATCATCTGGGACAAATTGTCAATAATCTTTGGTCCCAAATTCCCATTAGTGACGCACGGTAATTTCTGTTCATAAGCTGAAAGATGGACTCCAAGTGCAGCCCTACCGGAAGGATCAACATTGTTTGACCGAGAAGAGTCCCACTCGATAGCTTTGGCTGTGCTGCAAGCAATGCTTGCACCGCCTGGAACAGTCAACATAGCCGGATTCTGCCACAATATTAATGGGAAAATACACATGATCGGGTTATTTTGTACGACAGTAATGTAGTTAATGAAAAGGGTTTATGGAGATTTAATTTGATTGAATTAATCACCTGTGGGAAGAGCCTCTCAAAGATCATTCTGTAGTTGAAGGCCTCCTTTGTGGTTGGGGTATTGTGAGGTTAGATATGTGTAGCATGAACCATCATCTTATTGGTCACCGAAATTGAAATGCAACATTAGTAGCAAACCATTGTTATGGTAACCATTAAAAACGTATCCGTTTAAAACAGGAAGAAAGGTAGCAGATGAGTACGTGTTGTTCGGCATGGGCTTTGAGCCCATCAATCCGGCTGTAGCCGACACCATCATtgatgctgtgtttggatgggtttttgagaatttttgagtttggttttttggttaattagtggagagagaaatatggtaatgattggagataggaataatgagtggagagagatagagacagaaatgagaataatgattgaagagagaaatgattgaaagtcggggtaatgagtattttttgagttgagaaaaAATTTTCAAGTTGGGATCCAAGCAAGGCATGAATTGCTCTTTTTGCCTGTAGAGAATATGCTGCAAGGCATAAAACAAGGACATGTTAGTTTGAGCAAATTCACCAAAGCCCAGACTTTGAATGAAGAAGTGTATTGATTTGTGGTTGTTGACCTTTGGTAGATAAGGATTTTCTTCATCGTCAAAGGCCCTCCTCAGAACCCACTTCTGGATTAGCCCTTCTTCTCGCTGAACGTAAAAGATGTTTGAAGAAAATTAGGGAATCCTCCAAGAAAATTCAGAAGTTTTCTAGATACCAAAAGCACTTGGAACAAAGTTCCTTTACCATCTTCCACTCAGGGTCGATGCTCATAGCAACATTGATAAATTCTTTATCCAGGAAGGGAACCCGAGCTTCCAGTCCCCAAGCAGATGTTGCTTTGTTAGCCCTCAAGCAACCATATTGATGGAGAGCTTTTATCAGTAAACAAGAACCTTCTCACTTTTTCCTTACATATGAGAGGCAGTTTGACGTATATGATTTAAGGGTATTTTGCACCATCTCCTATACCATAGATTTTCCACCAAGTCATTTTTGCAAAATTACTCCTGTTAATTGAAATGAAGATTTAATACCTTGCGACAAGTCTCACGGTGGAACTCTTCTTTCTTGGGTGCCTTGAGGAAGTACAAATACCCACCGAAAACCTCATCAGAGCCATCACCACACAAGATCGTCTTCACTCCCAACGCCTTGATTTTACGTGACATGAGGAACATAGGGGTGCTTGACCTGATTGTCGTCATGTCATATGTTTCAGTGTGGTAAATGACATCTTCAATGGCATCAATGCCATCCTGCCCACATGCCCAAAGACAAGTCGATAATTGATAAATTAACTAAGTAGAAGAACCCTAAACACTTCTGGTTGGGAAGGTGAAATTCTTTGTACTGATACCTGAACACTGAAATGAAACTCGTGGTGAACAGTACCCAAATAGTCCGCAACTTCTTTTCCAGCCTTCAAATCCGGTGAACCCTTTTCAACAAAAGCAAAGATTGGTAAGAGGACTAAAATAACTTGCTGTGATTCAACAATGTAAATACTTTACGTTGACATTCCTCTGAATTTGTATCATTACTGTAGAGTATGTGAGCTCACCTCAAGGCCAACGCAGAAGGAATGGAGTTGAGTGCCCCATTGCTTTGCACCCTTTGTGCCGGTCAAGTGACGGGCGGCGATGGAAGCCACTAAGGATGAGTCTAGTCCTCCAGAAAGAAGAACTCCAAAAGGCACATCAGTCATTAGCATCTTAATGACAGCCTGCAAATTTTTTGCAAACAACCCATAAGTAATTTTCTCATGCACTACCCACCTCAGAGTATTTCTTCAATAATTTGTAAGTTCTCACATTTTCAAGGGCATCCCTTAATACAATTGGACCATATGGGGTTGATGGAATAGCCTCAGAAAACCGGGGGGGTTGTACCATCTGCGAAAGGCACTTTCTTTGCTAGAGTACAAGTGACCGGGTGGAAACATCTCAAAATGTTCTCTGTTTTTGTTCAGGATCGGTTTGGATTGCGTCTGAGCTGAAAGTCTTGAACGATGACTGTAAACATTTTGAGATGTTTCCACCCGGTCACTTGTACTCTAGCAAAGAAAGCGCACATTCTTGTAGAACTCACGATTACGTGTGTAGACCGTTGGGctaaaatttgaataaacacatcctttttttttatcttttcatcACGCCTCATTCCTTTCGCATGTTGGGCTAAAATTGCAGGTGCACCAAGCTTTAGACTTCGTTCCGTTAAGCACTTTTTgtgtttattcaaatttttttcatgtttattagttttgtgccaaatttttacagattattgattcgtctcaccaaatattttgggaaataaccacttttaagcaAACAAAAACCcgttaaaagtggttattttccaaaatatttgggtaaaagtcgtaattttttacttttttgattcctcttgaTGAGATAAATCGAAAACTAAAAAAGTgaagcgcaaaactaacaaatgcaaaaaaaaaaaaaatgaataatgacaaaagcaaaaaaaagtctTAAAGGTAAAAAAAGTCGTTAGTGAGGGTTTTAGAAGGCCTTAAGACATATTAAGTGATTCTTATATGGTTATATCCAGGTTATAAGGTGTTTATTATATTAACTTTTCTTTAATCATTTTAGATGTCCCTTCAATCTTCATATGCTATGCAATCGGCAGCCTACCTTCGCACGCCTCCGTGACTCTTTAGGAGGCAACGCATACCTCGATTAAATCTTATGTAATCAAGTTAATGATCAAGAAAGTTCTAATGACTCTGAAAACAGATTACGCGAACCGTACAAGATTGATAGTACGCGGACCTTATATGGTTTTATGCAACTCAATTCTCCCACCCTGAATAGACGCCTAGAGTTATGatcaaagaccaaaaaaaaaaattcaagtttgttgttatttttgtgaagaaaaaagatGTGTAAACCCCACAGATTAAGAAGTGGGATCATGCAGATATGTGTATAAAATTGGAACAATAAATAGATATGTCTCCATCATCGCAGTCTTCAAATTTCAACAAGCGGAATACTCTGTTTCCCAGTTCACAAAATTCAATGGGAAATGCATGTGCTCTGTATGCCTCTTGTGAGGAAAGAAACAAATATTCAATAAACATGGCAAAGAAAGGACTTTTGCAAAGCACTATtcgtttatttttcttattaatCAAATGATCTTCATCCTGATTAGCGTAAATCTTGCCTAGTAACTATTCttgacattttatttttttttaaaatcaagtgTCCGACCCTCTTCTTCTTGACAGAATATACATAGCTTTTGGACTCATTAccacaataaataaataaataaaaagaatacgTTGCTACATGATATTGATGTTATAGTGTCCAActaagggtatgtttggttcaATGAAATGGAATTGACAATGGAATAGAATTGGGGTTGGAATGGAATTGGAGGAATTGAGATTGGAATATCCTTTCCATTCCCAAGTTTGGTTGTAGTAAGGAATAGCCATTCTCATCCGCAATAGAATGGTGCGGCAATAGTAGTTTTTGGTGtggaaatagtaatttttgTAGCAGCAATAGTAAATTTTGGTATGGCATTAGCAATTTTGAAAGTGAAAATAGTAATTTTCAGTGTGGCAATAGTGAATCTTGGAGTGGCACTAATAATTTTAGTGTGACAAAGAAATAGAATGACAATTCCTTAGTTTTTTTAGtggaatgaaaaattatttactaaaGTGAATAGTGATTCCATTTGAAATGATCATTCCATCATTTAATGGTGAGCCAAACATATGAATAAGTATTTCATGAAATGACCATTTCATTTCAACATTGATTCCATCGAACCGAACATACCCACAATTGTCCAATTATTAGAGATGTTAGGAAGAAGGGGCATGAACATTTATTGTTAGTTAAAGGTGCAGCCATAATTGAAGTGGAGAACAGCAAAACTTTATAATATAGCCCCTCAAATAATTGAAGCATGACTAGAGGATGATGGAGATGCACAATTGGCCTGTGGCACTAGCTAGTTATTCTAGATAGGAAGCATGGAATTATGTTCTATGACGGTAGGTGAAGCAAAGCAAGGCACATTTGCTTTCAATATTGAATTGTAGTTTTGTATGGCAAGTATAACTTCATTTGCCATACAACTTTGATGGAAAGCCTATATATGGTAGTATGGtacacaattcaaaaaaaatttgttatcaaaaaagtgcaaaactaaaataccaaaGGAATGTGTAAGTAACCAAATAATGCATAACTATTTTTGGGTGTACCGTAAACCCATTTTcgtaattacttatttttcgttttacgagacaagttTTTCTCTCACATTACATCACcgttaattcaaaaaaattagttagtggaacacaccctgATAGTAGTACTATAAAATTGCATAACTGATgagacaaaaaatatttttgccaGACACCAAAATCACTCGTAGCGGGCACAATAAATATGCGTATCATTCTCGAAAACTATTTGTACCATGTCCTTTCAAGATACACCCTTGTCGAAACATATACGAGTACTCAAATTTTGCATAACATACACCGATAAAAATATGTAACGTACCTTTCTCCAACTTGGATATGTTCTACCAATGGTTTTTCACGTGCACCTGGAGGCGTACTGCCAAAGAACACCACAAGAACTACTGCCCAAACACCAAGTTGGGATAAAGTGGAGTGACCGACCTCATCACTCCACCCACTTAACCCTCTGTCCCTCTTTGGTAGGGCCGCAAACCAGTCGAGTCAAATTTTACCGtgctcaagcttgtttattaagtttttaacaaatCCAAACTCGAGTTCAGTGAAAACTTAAAGAGTCAAGCTCGAGCTGAGCGGGCTTTcacttgactcgagctcgagcttgttcatgAGCCTTAACGGActaacgaaaaatgtatatatatatatatatatatatatatatatatatatatataatctcaTAGGccacaaccaaaaatattttgattgtgaaggtctatatctttcattttcctatatatactctacaagaaaataatctcaattttaagATAATAATATGTAATATGTTTTTGTAAGAATTCTGCGTCAGGGTATCAAAATGCTAATGCtaattgtaataattaacgtaaaAAGTCTACTAAGTCTTGGCTTGCGAGCCAACTCGAGCTGAGCCTCTACTAGATTGTGTTCGGCTTGATAAcgaaacgagcctagaatttGAGTTTGAGCCTATTTATTTATGTCTCGAGTCAAGCTCGAACGAGCTTTTACCGAGCCGAGTCTTAAACAGCTCACGAGAGGCtctgttcgtttgcagccctactctTTGGCCCCATGCCTCCTATTGTGATGACAGTATGACACTGAAGAACATGCACAAATGTTTTTGATGGTGAGGCTTTTAATGCATGTTTTGTCGATATTCCATTGACTTGATTTTAAATTAAGACGTCAAGACTTACATAATGACCCGTGTGAATCTACGAATGAGACCGTTATGAGTCCTAATCACATGAGGAATTAATAAACGATGGAGCACGTAAGCGTAATCCCGTCTTGATCCTGTCGGGAGTTCTAATTAACCTTTTGAGGGAACGAGCAATTTCGCATTGAATGCATATGATGGCAACAAGGGGAGGAACGTGTTCATGCCTTCATCGATTCTCAAGAGGTAAAGCCAAGCAAAGAGGAATGAGAGACGAGGCCGGTCTtatgaagttgattttttctAATTGCTCCTTAATTCTCACtttccgaaaaaaaaattatttaaattcaGACCgtttaaaaaaacacaaatgaacAGTTAAAATGATGCATGACAGAAATGCTGTGAACCTCTGCATAGCAGGCCCCCGAGTTCTAAAATATGAGTGGGCATAAAAAGAGCCCATGAATAGACAAACGCTCAGCATGAGCAGAATCAAGACCCCGTATAAATGAGTGGACAAAAATCCATTTGTGACATAAGTAGTAAAGGTTTTTTCTTAAATgaatgaagaaagaaagaaagaaggcacTCAAATTCACATGCTCAACTGAATTATTGGTACGAATCAACCTCATAGAGTCACCGTCACCAATCTTGTAAATATTATCCTCACGTGAACCCATCTTTCACTGACACAGGTACTTGAGATTTCTCCAAACATTCGTATTggatttttggataatgagtggagagagataaaaaaaaaaaagaaaatttattgaggaTCATGCGCAGAAATAaagtccaaaatccaaattctAAAACAAACAAGGCCGCTTATATGGCCAAACTCAACTATTACCAGGTGAAGTAATAACTCAATGTATTTGTAATAGTTGAAGCATACCTCGACAAATTTTAGGCAAACCACTATGATTGTTCACTAGTAGGGATTCGGTTAAAATGCACTTTTGCTCCTTATGAATTAGCCCAATGAAACTCGATAGCACTTAACGACTCGTTTGGTGGGTTGATAAAATTTTGTGAGATAAAGAAAAAGGGTGAACAAAAGGTGAAATATGATATATGGAGGGTTTAATTAAGAAGAGATGATTAGCTAAGAAATGGTTTGTTTAGTAGATAATATGGGTGGGTATTGGGTAAGAGTGTTTGAATGGTTTTCGAGTACACACAACTACACAAGTAATTCCCCGCACCCGGATAAATTTACTATGAGGTATGGGGTGGGATAAGCAATTCGGGTGAAAATGGCAAACCATACACTGAATAAAAATCCCCCGACAAACAGGCCGTGAAGACACTGAAGAGTTTCAAGCATAAAATCTAGGATGGAACGAATTTTGATTAATTTCAAGTCTTACCACCATGCCGAATTATCGATCCCTTAACATTACGTGCAACTTAATTTGGATAATTATATGTGAAACTAACTTGATTTGGTGGTCAAGGTCTAATACTCAGTAGTTTACTTTTTCCTTGTGTTGGGGTTCGAAAACTCTGAAATTCAGTCAATTATAATGCGCCCAGTTCATATTGGACTTTACGCCACCTTTAATTTGGTCCTCCACTAGTAGACAGTGAGATTAATCTCATAAAATTAGAGTAAATTGGCTCAAACACTTGACTTTAAATAAAAAGCTTAAATATTGGTATCGATTGAAATGACCAGTTTATAGGGCCTATCTCGAGGTCCTG contains the following coding sequences:
- the LOC131335203 gene encoding gibberellin 2-beta-dioxygenase 8-like, whose amino-acid sequence is MKMSPSIHTPSYYDSYPPLLRPNNNPIHDLNQDPNPIPDPNPDPIPVIDFQNIHNDAISEACRNWGVFRLVNHGIPDALLNQLRGRAEEAFSLPFDSKHALKSCAAMAYFWGTPALTPTGETVERGPTPPADVKWFEGFNVLLNQQSQQLQVEDPVLDNFRLVLDEYGRHQSRLATTIFKAMAEDLNLDQNLYESYLSPSTASMRIYRYLKCPLPMWGLDAHTDSSVLTILTHDEVEGFQVCKGDDEWIDVEPIPNTLVLILGDLIQAMSDDKYKSVKHRVKANKYKERLSVGYFVFSAIDAVIQSSKYKPFTYADFRAGVQHDLKTIGYKKVGLGHFKLTHASP
- the LOC131332010 gene encoding asparagine synthetase, nodule [glutamine-hydrolyzing]-like — encoded protein: MIFERLFPQNPAMLTVPGGASIACSTAKAIEWDSSRSNNVDPSGRAALGVHLSAYEQKLPCVTNGNLGPKIIDNLSQMISVPGVATNTHVPRTIKKVN
- the LOC131300462 gene encoding asparagine synthetase [glutamine-hydrolyzing]-like — translated: MVQPPRFSEAIPSTPYGPIVLRDALENAVIKMLMTDVPFGVLLSGGLDSSLVASIAARHLTGTKGAKQWGTQLHSFCVGLEGSPDLKAGKEVADYLGTVHHEFHFSVQDGIDAIEDVIYHTETYDMTTIRSSTPMFLMSRKIKALGVKTILCGDGSDEVFGGYLYFLKAPKKEEFHRETCRKVLNLHFN